In Dietzia sp. ANT_WB102, a genomic segment contains:
- a CDS encoding cytochrome c oxidase assembly protein: MTSSKTALATAGRFGTRNIVALVLLLAAVAAGVVIPLSAMSAELALELVGVPDPGPITTAGLPVLRSIGELLAAIAVGAALFAAFFTPPQKDKTLDVDGYRMQQLSSWVNIAWAVAAALLIPLTLSDVSGRTFWESLPPDQWLVAINQIDVASSWRWAAIIALVAGIGQRLTLSWRWSVIWLAVSALSLLPVAATGHASGSTAHDIATNSLIIHLFGAAFYVGGLVALIVHTWRGGSRVALALRRYSVVATVAIVALGFTGVINAIVRLHPADLFTSTYGLLVVSKALVLCLLALFGLAIRRRVIAKIESTGANAPVDRPTLLRIILVEAMVMAGTLGLSVSLGRTPPPAPLYVPTRQEALLGFELPGPFAFSTVFGTWRFDMVLGLASVILLGLYVWGLVQLRRRGISWPASRTAFWVSGCVILFLTTSSGMGMYMMADFASHMVGHMLVSMLVPVMLALGGPFTLALRALPAAGRGNPPGPREWLVEFINNPLSRFLTHPVVASVQFVAGFYLIYFGGFYQTLASEHMGHMFMNVHFLISGYLFYWVIIGVDAAPRHFSPMYKLMVLLGSLPFHAFFGILLMNYPSVLAERWYSGIGLPWIPDLLQSQRVGGGVAWAAGEIPLVIVMLALAWQWYQSDMREARRGERQAERDDDAELKAYNEMLREMSRADRRH, translated from the coding sequence ATGACGTCGTCGAAGACCGCCCTTGCCACCGCCGGTCGGTTCGGAACCCGCAACATTGTTGCCCTGGTCTTGCTCTTGGCGGCGGTGGCGGCGGGGGTGGTCATCCCGCTGTCGGCCATGTCCGCCGAGCTGGCGCTCGAGCTGGTCGGTGTGCCCGACCCGGGCCCGATCACCACGGCGGGTCTACCGGTACTGCGGTCCATCGGCGAACTCCTCGCCGCCATCGCGGTGGGTGCAGCGCTGTTCGCAGCGTTCTTCACTCCTCCGCAGAAGGACAAGACCCTCGACGTCGACGGCTACCGCATGCAGCAGCTCTCCTCATGGGTGAACATCGCTTGGGCGGTTGCCGCGGCCCTACTCATTCCGCTGACGCTTTCGGACGTCTCCGGGCGTACGTTCTGGGAGTCGCTGCCGCCGGACCAGTGGCTGGTGGCGATCAACCAGATTGACGTCGCGTCATCCTGGCGCTGGGCCGCGATCATCGCTCTGGTAGCCGGCATCGGGCAGCGGCTCACGCTGAGCTGGCGGTGGTCGGTCATCTGGCTGGCAGTCTCCGCGCTCTCGCTCCTCCCGGTGGCGGCCACGGGCCACGCGTCGGGCAGCACCGCGCACGACATCGCCACCAACTCGCTGATCATCCACCTGTTCGGTGCCGCGTTCTACGTCGGTGGGCTCGTCGCCCTGATCGTGCACACGTGGCGCGGCGGCTCCCGCGTCGCCTTGGCCCTGCGCCGCTATTCGGTGGTCGCGACGGTCGCGATCGTCGCGCTTGGCTTCACGGGCGTCATCAACGCGATCGTGCGCCTGCACCCCGCCGACCTTTTCACCTCCACCTACGGTTTGCTGGTGGTGTCCAAGGCATTGGTGCTGTGCCTACTGGCACTGTTCGGTCTGGCGATTCGCCGCCGAGTGATCGCCAAGATCGAGTCGACGGGTGCCAATGCGCCGGTCGACAGGCCGACCCTGCTGCGGATCATCCTGGTGGAAGCGATGGTCATGGCGGGCACGCTGGGTCTGTCTGTCTCGCTCGGCCGCACGCCGCCGCCCGCACCGCTGTACGTCCCCACGCGTCAGGAGGCGCTGCTCGGTTTCGAATTGCCCGGCCCCTTCGCGTTCAGCACCGTGTTCGGCACGTGGCGGTTCGACATGGTGCTGGGCCTTGCTTCGGTCATCCTGTTGGGCCTGTACGTCTGGGGGCTCGTGCAGCTGCGCCGTCGCGGCATTTCGTGGCCGGCCAGCCGCACCGCCTTCTGGGTGTCGGGCTGCGTGATCCTGTTCCTCACCACCAGCTCCGGGATGGGGATGTACATGATGGCGGACTTCGCCAGCCACATGGTGGGTCACATGCTCGTCTCGATGCTGGTGCCGGTGATGCTGGCGCTCGGCGGCCCGTTCACGCTCGCACTGCGCGCACTGCCGGCCGCCGGTCGGGGCAACCCGCCGGGGCCCCGCGAGTGGCTGGTGGAGTTCATCAACAACCCCCTTTCGCGCTTCCTCACCCACCCGGTCGTGGCGTCGGTGCAGTTCGTGGCTGGTTTCTACCTCATTTACTTCGGCGGGTTCTATCAGACGCTCGCTTCCGAGCACATGGGCCACATGTTCATGAACGTGCACTTCCTCATCAGCGGTTACCTCTTCTACTGGGTGATCATCGGCGTGGATGCCGCGCCGCGGCACTTCTCGCCGATGTACAAGCTCATGGTGCTGTTGGGCTCGCTGCCGTTCCACGCGTTCTTCGGCATCCTGCTCATGAACTACCCCAGCGTCCTGGCCGAGAGATGGTATTCGGGGATCGGCTTGCCGTGGATCCCGGACCTGCTGCAGAGCCAGCGGGTAGGCGGCGGCGTCGCGTGGGCGGCGGGGGAGATCCCTCTGGTGATCGTCATGCTGGCTCTGGCGTGGCAGTGGTACCAGAGCGACATGCGTGAGGCCCGGCGCGGGGAGCGGCAGGCCGAGCGAGATGACGACGCCGAGCTCAAGGCGTATAACGAGATGCTCCGCGAGATGTCCCGCGCCGATCGTCGACACTGA
- a CDS encoding DUF3618 domain-containing protein, giving the protein MSRSYDSIEGDIAKARDDLATTLDEIIDRVNPKNLAAEGKERATAALKDPRVLAVLGGIATLVVGGITVSMVNKRKERQRIEAYLAARRAL; this is encoded by the coding sequence GTGTCCAGGAGTTACGACAGCATCGAAGGCGACATCGCCAAGGCGCGTGACGATCTCGCGACGACCTTGGACGAGATCATCGACCGGGTCAACCCCAAGAACCTCGCGGCCGAAGGCAAGGAGCGCGCCACCGCTGCCCTCAAGGACCCGCGCGTCCTTGCGGTGCTCGGGGGTATCGCAACGCTGGTCGTGGGCGGGATAACCGTGTCTATGGTCAACAAGCGCAAGGAACGTCAGCGCATCGAGGCCTACCTGGCGGCCCGTCGGGCCCTCTGA
- a CDS encoding thioesterase family protein: MTDQLVYETGGPLGVSGEPGRRVFTAAMPVRWSDQDLYHHVNHARMITLIEEARIPWLFEEGRPTTTLTAGAVMTDLSVKYRGQVKHADGPIRVRMWCEKVGGAMFVARHEVRTRTTPDSAPPAVDCTATVAAFDLATQRPRRFTRAERDYLLEFRHEDPA, from the coding sequence GTGACCGACCAGCTCGTCTACGAGACCGGCGGTCCTCTGGGCGTGTCGGGGGAGCCGGGACGACGAGTATTCACCGCGGCGATGCCGGTGCGATGGTCGGACCAGGACCTCTACCACCATGTTAATCACGCCCGGATGATCACCCTGATCGAGGAGGCGCGGATTCCGTGGCTCTTCGAAGAGGGCAGGCCCACCACGACGCTCACCGCCGGTGCGGTGATGACCGACCTGTCGGTGAAGTACCGGGGTCAGGTCAAGCACGCTGACGGCCCGATCCGAGTGCGGATGTGGTGCGAGAAGGTCGGCGGTGCGATGTTCGTGGCCCGTCACGAGGTCCGTACCCGTACCACCCCCGACTCGGCGCCACCGGCGGTCGACTGCACGGCGACCGTCGCCGCATTCGACCTGGCCACACAGCGCCCCCGTCGGTTTACGCGAGCCGAGCGGGACTACCTGTTGGAGTTCCGGCACGAGGATCCGGCGTGA
- a CDS encoding Ig-like domain-containing protein, with amino-acid sequence MNVSTTDRTGRRTTGIRSRARLGLAVVFTGALLLTGCTIGDGGAQGSQVAEETADPSAVIDLSVADGATDANPAEPVVVSAEGGRFDSVVVRNPEGVQVQGEFNPDLTEWRTTEDLGYGRQYTLESTATDEAGLVTRRSATFTTLTPEIMTAAYLTTGEGSVVGIGQPVAVMFDEPIADRRAAQDNIHIKTEPEVEGAFYWVSNQEVRWRPAEYWAPGTKIDVNVDIYGEDLGGGMYGQQDAHSAFEIGDAVISRVDDSTKQIVVERNGEVIKTMPTSMGKAGTPTPNGVYVIGEKHASMIMDSSTYGVPADSADGYRTPVQYATRMSYSGIFLHAAPWSVWAQGSQNTSHGCLNVTTGDAKWFYDNAKRGDIFEVSGTVGDTLPGWDGLGDWNVPWETWKAGNADRGAS; translated from the coding sequence GTGAACGTCAGCACAACGGATCGGACGGGGCGGCGAACGACCGGAATCCGGTCGAGGGCCCGACTCGGACTGGCCGTGGTGTTCACCGGGGCCCTCCTCCTCACCGGCTGCACCATCGGCGACGGCGGGGCGCAGGGGAGCCAGGTCGCGGAGGAGACCGCGGACCCGTCTGCCGTGATCGACCTGTCGGTCGCGGACGGCGCCACCGACGCCAACCCAGCTGAGCCCGTGGTGGTCAGCGCCGAGGGCGGCAGGTTCGACTCGGTCGTCGTGCGCAATCCCGAGGGCGTGCAGGTCCAGGGTGAATTCAACCCCGACCTCACGGAGTGGCGGACCACCGAGGACCTCGGGTACGGCCGGCAGTACACGCTGGAATCGACCGCAACTGACGAGGCCGGCCTGGTCACCCGCAGGAGCGCCACCTTCACCACGCTGACGCCGGAGATCATGACGGCGGCGTACCTGACCACGGGCGAGGGGTCTGTGGTGGGGATCGGCCAGCCGGTCGCGGTGATGTTTGACGAGCCGATCGCGGATCGTCGCGCGGCTCAGGACAACATCCACATCAAGACCGAGCCCGAGGTCGAAGGCGCGTTCTACTGGGTTTCGAACCAGGAGGTCCGCTGGCGTCCGGCCGAGTACTGGGCCCCCGGCACCAAGATCGACGTCAACGTCGACATCTACGGCGAGGACCTCGGCGGCGGGATGTACGGGCAGCAGGACGCCCACAGTGCCTTCGAGATCGGCGACGCCGTGATCTCGAGGGTGGATGATTCCACCAAGCAGATCGTGGTCGAGCGCAACGGTGAAGTCATCAAAACCATGCCCACCTCGATGGGCAAGGCCGGTACCCCGACCCCCAACGGGGTCTACGTCATCGGGGAGAAGCACGCCTCGATGATTATGGACTCCTCAACCTACGGAGTCCCCGCGGACTCGGCCGACGGCTACCGGACACCGGTGCAGTACGCGACCCGGATGTCCTACAGCGGCATCTTCCTCCACGCCGCGCCGTGGTCGGTGTGGGCGCAGGGCAGCCAGAACACGAGCCATGGTTGTCTCAACGTCACCACCGGCGACGCGAAGTGGTTTTACGACAATGCCAAGCGAGGCGACATCTTCGAGGTATCCGGAACCGTAGGCGACACGCTGCCGGGCTGGGATGGTCTGGGCGACTGGAACGTCCCGTGGGAGACCTGGAAGGCCGGCAACGCCGACCGGGGCGCGTCCTGA
- the orn gene encoding oligoribonuclease produces the protein MPDPTTVPTPAPTPHQESKNDRIVWIDCEMTGLDTSSDALVEIAALVTDSELNVLGDGIDIVIHASDAALDAMVPVVRDMHASSGLTEEIRESTMTIAEAEKLVLAYIREWVPVSGSAPLAGNSIGTDRAFLARDMPELNAYLHYRMIDVSSIKELCRRWYPRIYFGQPEKGMSHRALADIKESIRELEYYRATAFVPHPGPTSDDVKRAAAELPAIN, from the coding sequence ATGCCAGATCCGACCACTGTTCCGACGCCCGCGCCGACGCCACACCAGGAGTCCAAGAACGACCGGATTGTCTGGATCGACTGCGAGATGACCGGCCTCGACACTTCGTCCGACGCGCTGGTGGAGATCGCCGCACTGGTGACCGACTCCGAGCTCAACGTTCTCGGTGACGGGATCGACATCGTCATTCACGCCTCCGACGCCGCGCTCGACGCGATGGTCCCGGTCGTGCGCGACATGCACGCCTCGTCCGGCCTGACCGAGGAGATCCGCGAATCGACGATGACGATCGCCGAGGCCGAGAAACTGGTCCTGGCCTACATCCGCGAGTGGGTCCCGGTGTCCGGATCGGCTCCCCTGGCGGGCAACTCGATCGGAACGGACCGCGCGTTCCTCGCCCGCGATATGCCCGAGCTGAACGCCTACCTGCACTACCGGATGATCGACGTCAGCTCCATCAAAGAGCTGTGCCGCCGCTGGTACCCGCGCATCTACTTCGGCCAGCCAGAGAAGGGCATGTCACACCGCGCGCTGGCTGACATCAAGGAGTCGATCCGCGAGCTCGAGTACTACCGCGCCACCGCCTTCGTGCCACACCCCGGCCCGACCAGCGACGACGTCAAGCGGGCCGCCGCGGAACTGCCCGCCATCAACTGA
- the ettA gene encoding energy-dependent translational throttle protein EttA: MAEFIYTMKKVRKAHGDKVILDDVTMSFYPGAKIGVVGPNGAGKSSILKIMAGIDQPSNGEAFLDPEATVGILLQEPELDPDKTVKENVEDGLGETMVQLRRYNEVAEEMATNYTDELMEEMGRLQEQLDAVDAWDVDSQIEQAMDALRCPPGDSPVTNLSGGEMRRVALCKLLLSKPDLLLLDEPTNHLDAESVLWLEQHLAAYPGAVLAVTHDRYFLDHVAEWICEVDRGQLHPYEGNYSTYLEKKAERLEVQGKKDQKLQKRLKAELEWVRSGAKARQSKSKARLAKYEEMAAEAEKHRKLDFEEIQIPTPPRLGNVVVEVENLHKGFDGRVLIKDLSFTLPRNGIVGVIGPNGVGKTTLFKTIVGLEEPDSGTVKVGDTVKLSYVDQNRANIDPEKSVWEVVSEGNDYIEVGQNEMPSRAYVSAFGFKGPDQQKKAGVLSGGERNRLNLALTLKVGGNLILLDEPTNDLDTETLGSLENALEDFPGCAVVISHDRWFLDRTCTHILAWEGNVAEGQWYWFEGNFEGYEKNKVERLGADAARPHRVTHRKLTRD, encoded by the coding sequence ATGGCCGAGTTTATCTACACGATGAAGAAGGTACGTAAGGCGCACGGGGACAAGGTGATCCTCGATGACGTCACGATGTCCTTCTACCCCGGTGCGAAGATCGGCGTCGTGGGCCCCAACGGCGCCGGCAAGTCCTCCATCCTCAAGATCATGGCCGGGATCGATCAGCCCTCCAACGGCGAGGCGTTCCTCGACCCGGAGGCCACTGTCGGCATCCTGCTGCAGGAGCCTGAGCTCGATCCGGACAAGACCGTCAAGGAGAACGTCGAGGACGGACTCGGCGAGACGATGGTGCAGCTGCGCCGGTACAACGAGGTCGCCGAGGAGATGGCGACCAACTACACCGACGAGCTCATGGAGGAAATGGGTCGGCTGCAGGAGCAGCTCGACGCCGTGGACGCCTGGGATGTCGACTCGCAGATCGAGCAGGCCATGGATGCCCTGCGCTGCCCGCCGGGCGATTCGCCGGTGACCAACCTGTCCGGCGGCGAGATGCGTCGCGTGGCGCTCTGCAAGCTTCTGTTGAGCAAGCCTGACCTGCTGCTGCTCGACGAGCCCACAAACCACCTGGACGCTGAGTCCGTGCTGTGGCTCGAGCAGCACCTGGCCGCCTATCCCGGCGCCGTCCTGGCAGTCACACACGACCGGTACTTCCTTGACCACGTTGCGGAGTGGATCTGCGAGGTCGACCGCGGCCAGTTGCACCCCTACGAGGGCAACTACTCCACCTACCTGGAGAAGAAAGCCGAGCGCCTGGAGGTCCAAGGCAAGAAGGACCAGAAGCTGCAGAAGCGTCTCAAGGCCGAGCTCGAGTGGGTGCGCTCCGGCGCCAAGGCCCGGCAGAGTAAGTCCAAGGCCCGTCTGGCCAAGTACGAGGAGATGGCCGCGGAGGCCGAGAAGCACCGCAAGCTCGATTTCGAAGAGATCCAGATCCCCACGCCGCCGCGCCTCGGCAACGTGGTGGTGGAGGTCGAGAACCTGCACAAGGGCTTCGACGGCCGCGTCCTCATCAAGGACCTGTCGTTCACCCTTCCGCGAAACGGCATCGTCGGCGTGATCGGTCCCAACGGTGTCGGTAAGACGACACTGTTCAAGACCATCGTGGGCCTCGAGGAGCCGGATTCCGGCACTGTCAAGGTGGGCGACACCGTCAAGCTCAGTTACGTGGACCAGAACCGCGCGAACATCGACCCGGAGAAATCGGTGTGGGAGGTCGTCTCCGAGGGCAACGACTACATCGAGGTCGGCCAGAACGAGATGCCCTCGCGCGCCTACGTCAGCGCCTTCGGCTTCAAGGGGCCGGACCAGCAGAAGAAGGCTGGCGTCCTGTCCGGTGGTGAGCGCAACCGTCTCAACCTGGCGCTGACCCTCAAGGTTGGCGGCAACCTGATCCTCCTGGACGAGCCGACCAACGACCTCGACACCGAGACGCTGGGCAGCCTGGAGAACGCACTCGAGGACTTCCCGGGTTGCGCCGTCGTCATCTCGCACGACCGGTGGTTCCTGGACCGCACTTGTACCCACATCCTCGCCTGGGAGGGCAACGTGGCCGAGGGGCAGTGGTACTGGTTCGAGGGCAACTTCGAGGGCTACGAGAAGAACAAGGTCGAGCGTCTCGGCGCCGACGCGGCCCGCCCGCACCGGGTCACGCACCGCAAACTCACGAGGGACTGA
- a CDS encoding helicase HerA-like domain-containing protein, translating into MTQNTAQQEIAAGYATDSPAITLGAVMVDGTPDPSARVALPLSMVNRHGLIAGATGTGKTKTVQLLVEQLSSAGVPVVVADIKGDLSGLAAPGENSPKVTDRAERAGVDWAPESFPVEFLSLGTGGIGVPVRATISDFGPILLSKVLGLNATQESTLGLIFYWADQQGLELFDLKDLRAVIAHLTSDEGKADLKGIGGVSSATAGVILRALVTLEAAGGDTFFGDPALDPADLMRTVDGRGVVTAIELGGEAARPALFSTFLMWILAELFQELPEKGDVDTPELVFIFDEAHLLFSDASKAFLEQVVQTVKLIRSKGVGVYFCSQQPTDIPSEVLSQLGARVQHALRAFTPEDQAALSKTVRTYPKSEVYDIESALTSLGTGEAIVTVLSERGAPTPVAWTLMAPPRSLMDTIGTDAITEMARGSELYAKYGETVDPVSAFEKLEEKARAAEQAQVGAEEAALQADLAREESRQQARGGSGGVGVRRDDDEGFVAQTLSNPAVRSFMRSAASAAGRELTRSLFGTRSRRRR; encoded by the coding sequence ATGACGCAGAACACCGCTCAGCAGGAGATCGCCGCCGGATACGCCACCGACTCGCCGGCGATCACCCTGGGGGCGGTGATGGTCGACGGGACACCCGACCCCAGTGCGCGGGTGGCTCTTCCCCTGTCGATGGTCAACCGGCACGGCCTCATCGCCGGCGCTACCGGAACGGGAAAGACCAAGACGGTTCAGTTGTTGGTGGAGCAGTTGTCGTCGGCGGGTGTCCCCGTCGTCGTCGCCGACATCAAGGGGGACCTCTCCGGCTTGGCCGCGCCAGGGGAGAACAGCCCCAAGGTCACCGACCGTGCCGAGCGCGCGGGCGTCGACTGGGCGCCGGAGAGTTTCCCCGTGGAGTTCCTCTCGCTGGGCACAGGGGGCATCGGCGTGCCGGTCCGCGCGACGATCAGCGACTTCGGGCCCATCCTGCTGTCCAAGGTGCTGGGCCTCAACGCCACCCAGGAGTCGACGCTAGGCCTGATCTTTTACTGGGCCGACCAGCAGGGGCTCGAACTGTTCGACCTCAAGGATCTGCGCGCCGTGATCGCGCACCTCACCAGCGACGAGGGCAAGGCCGACCTCAAGGGCATCGGCGGCGTGTCCTCGGCGACGGCCGGAGTGATCCTGCGCGCCCTGGTCACCCTCGAGGCGGCGGGGGGTGACACGTTCTTCGGCGACCCCGCCCTCGATCCGGCGGACCTCATGCGCACCGTCGACGGACGTGGCGTCGTGACGGCCATCGAGTTGGGGGGAGAGGCCGCCAGGCCTGCGCTGTTCTCGACGTTCCTCATGTGGATCCTGGCGGAGCTGTTCCAGGAGCTGCCCGAAAAGGGCGACGTGGACACGCCGGAGCTGGTGTTTATCTTCGACGAGGCGCACCTGCTGTTCTCGGACGCGTCTAAGGCGTTCCTCGAGCAGGTGGTGCAGACGGTCAAGCTCATCCGCTCCAAGGGGGTGGGCGTGTACTTCTGCTCGCAGCAGCCCACCGACATCCCGTCGGAGGTGCTTTCGCAGCTCGGCGCGCGCGTCCAGCACGCACTGCGGGCGTTCACCCCGGAAGACCAGGCGGCGCTGTCGAAGACAGTGCGGACGTACCCGAAATCGGAGGTATACGACATTGAGTCGGCCCTGACGTCACTGGGCACGGGTGAGGCGATCGTCACGGTGCTGTCCGAGCGCGGCGCCCCGACCCCGGTGGCGTGGACGCTCATGGCCCCGCCCCGTTCGCTCATGGACACCATCGGCACCGACGCGATCACCGAGATGGCCCGCGGCTCCGAGTTGTACGCCAAGTACGGCGAGACGGTGGATCCGGTGTCGGCGTTCGAGAAGTTGGAGGAGAAGGCGCGCGCCGCCGAGCAGGCTCAAGTCGGTGCTGAGGAGGCTGCCCTTCAGGCGGATCTGGCGCGCGAGGAGTCGCGACAGCAGGCCCGCGGCGGCAGCGGCGGTGTCGGCGTTCGACGTGACGACGATGAGGGATTCGTCGCCCAGACCCTGAGCAACCCCGCCGTGCGCAGTTTCATGCGGTCGGCGGCGTCGGCGGCGGGCCGGGAGCTCACCCGCAGCCTTTTCGGGACGCGCTCGCGTCGGCGTCGCTGA
- a CDS encoding thioesterase family protein, with translation MATPITQGADTPTGDLTSAGAVHRVRIPLRISDFVGMHVNNVRFQEFSQDARLMWFREKFGVPGSRVPIALARWMEIDFRRTIGMGVSEVWVDVQILRVGRTSFTMRTSIGSESTGTEPCAVVDTVLVVTAEDEITTMEITPEERTALLGDREEAG, from the coding sequence ATGGCCACACCGATCACACAGGGCGCTGATACCCCGACCGGGGACCTCACCTCGGCGGGGGCCGTGCACCGGGTCCGGATCCCGTTGCGAATTTCCGACTTCGTGGGCATGCACGTCAACAACGTGCGGTTCCAGGAGTTCTCGCAGGACGCCCGGTTGATGTGGTTCCGCGAGAAGTTCGGTGTGCCGGGCTCGCGGGTGCCGATAGCGCTCGCGCGGTGGATGGAAATCGACTTCCGCCGCACGATCGGCATGGGCGTGTCCGAGGTGTGGGTGGACGTGCAGATTCTGCGGGTGGGCCGCACCTCGTTCACGATGCGGACCTCCATCGGCTCCGAGTCGACCGGTACCGAACCGTGCGCGGTGGTCGACACGGTGTTGGTCGTCACGGCCGAAGACGAAATCACGACAATGGAGATCACCCCCGAGGAGCGGACCGCGCTGCTCGGGGACCGGGAGGAGGCGGGATGA
- a CDS encoding thioesterase family protein, producing the protein MTQRDGADAGTFRCTLQVRWADFDQLGHVNNIKYLEYAQEARILFVRSRFGPFGLGNLPQVVRRTEIDHLRPILRDSTSVDVEIEVEHVGTTSYQIRQTILDSAGEICCTLRVVMVAYDTSTSAAVEIPTGVRNVLEAAQQLAAITDQGPSR; encoded by the coding sequence ATGACGCAACGGGATGGCGCGGACGCCGGGACGTTCCGCTGCACACTGCAGGTGCGGTGGGCGGACTTCGACCAACTCGGCCACGTCAATAACATCAAGTATCTCGAGTACGCGCAGGAGGCTCGGATCCTCTTCGTCCGCAGCCGGTTCGGTCCGTTCGGGCTGGGCAACCTTCCGCAGGTCGTGCGACGGACCGAGATCGACCACCTGCGGCCCATCCTGCGTGATTCCACCTCGGTGGACGTAGAGATCGAGGTGGAACACGTCGGCACAACCTCGTATCAGATCCGCCAGACCATCCTCGACTCGGCGGGCGAGATCTGCTGCACCCTGCGGGTCGTCATGGTCGCCTATGACACGTCCACATCCGCCGCCGTGGAGATCCCCACCGGGGTGCGCAACGTGTTGGAGGCGGCTCAACAACTCGCGGCGATCACCGACCAGGGGCCCTCCAGGTGA
- a CDS encoding single-stranded DNA-binding protein — protein sequence MNETHTTVRGTVITDPTTRRVGDDQVFTFRVASNSRYQDRLSGEWKTGGTLYFSANCWGRLAQRASGAICKGDGVILHGRLLTNEYERDGRLMRDLEMRVSAVGPDLSRMDVTVRRAKTDAPVEGPGADGGGPQDVGGGEDAMDIGSRDSQAAESEPSDEGEFVGAAGA from the coding sequence ATGAACGAGACTCACACGACCGTCCGCGGAACGGTAATCACCGACCCCACCACCCGGCGGGTGGGCGACGACCAGGTCTTCACCTTTCGGGTGGCCAGCAACAGCCGCTACCAGGATCGCCTCTCGGGGGAGTGGAAGACCGGCGGCACGCTGTATTTCTCCGCCAACTGCTGGGGCAGGCTGGCACAACGGGCGTCCGGCGCGATCTGCAAGGGCGACGGGGTGATCCTCCACGGCCGGTTGCTCACCAACGAGTACGAGCGTGACGGCCGACTCATGCGTGACCTGGAGATGCGGGTCAGCGCCGTGGGGCCGGACCTGTCCCGCATGGACGTCACGGTTCGCCGGGCAAAGACGGATGCGCCGGTCGAGGGGCCGGGCGCCGATGGGGGTGGTCCGCAGGACGTGGGCGGGGGCGAGGACGCGATGGACATCGGGTCGCGGGACTCACAGGCGGCGGAGTCCGAGCCGAGCGATGAGGGCGAGTTCGTGGGGGCGGCCGGAGCCTGA
- the cmrA gene encoding mycolate reductase (Catalyzes the final step in mycolic acid biosynthesis.), translating into MSLPTPTASNRAVVTGASSGIGMALATELARRGHSLIVVARREAVLQELKSRLEGEFGVSVEVRACDLADPAARQPLLDELAGREISVLCNNAGIATFGPVASLDPEYEKHQVQVNAVACHDLVLAVLPGMVERRSGAILNVGSAAGNMPIPNNATYAASKAFLNTFSESLRGELKGSGVNVTLLAPGPVRTEEIVEEEKTFVDRLVPDRLWVDTEYTARVSLDALARNKMRIVPGPLSQAMSVAGNYTPRGIMAPIVGKFYAKLGEGQSQV; encoded by the coding sequence ATGTCCCTGCCCACGCCCACCGCGTCGAACCGAGCAGTCGTCACCGGCGCCTCCTCCGGGATCGGAATGGCCCTGGCCACCGAACTCGCCCGTCGTGGGCATTCGCTGATCGTGGTGGCCCGTCGCGAAGCCGTGCTGCAGGAGCTCAAGTCACGGCTCGAGGGCGAATTCGGGGTGAGCGTGGAGGTCCGCGCGTGCGACCTCGCCGACCCCGCAGCACGGCAGCCGCTGCTGGACGAGCTGGCCGGGCGCGAGATCTCGGTCCTGTGCAACAACGCGGGCATCGCCACCTTCGGTCCGGTCGCCTCCCTAGATCCCGAGTACGAGAAGCACCAGGTGCAGGTCAACGCGGTCGCGTGCCACGATCTCGTGCTCGCGGTGCTGCCGGGGATGGTCGAGCGGCGCTCAGGCGCGATCCTCAACGTGGGCTCGGCGGCCGGAAACATGCCGATCCCCAACAACGCCACCTACGCCGCGTCCAAGGCGTTCCTCAACACGTTTTCCGAGTCTCTGCGCGGCGAACTCAAGGGCTCCGGCGTCAACGTCACGCTGCTGGCGCCGGGCCCGGTGCGTACCGAGGAGATCGTCGAGGAGGAAAAAACCTTCGTCGACCGCCTGGTTCCTGATCGTCTATGGGTGGACACCGAGTACACCGCCCGTGTCTCACTCGACGCGCTGGCCCGCAACAAGATGCGGATCGTTCCCGGGCCGCTGAGCCAGGCGATGTCGGTGGCCGGCAATTACACACCGCGCGGGATCATGGCGCCCATCGTCGGCAAGTTCTACGCCAAGCTCGGCGAGGGACAGTCCCAGGTCTGA